GATGCGCCTCTTGCTTGTAGGCCTTGAGCTCGTCGAGCCCGCTCGACGCCTCGACGGTCATGCGCTCTGGTGCCTGCAAGGGGGGGCGGCTCTCGGAAAGGGGCGGGGCGGTCTTCCCGCAGCCGCTCACCTGCGGGGCGAGCAGACAGCTTGCGAGAAGCGCGAGGCGGGCGACGCGCGTCATGGCGGTCCTCCTTTTCATCGAGGGGTGGCCTCACTCGACCACCCCTCGAAGTTAGCGCTCGGCGAGGTGAAAGCGTACGGTCCCGCTCCTGAAAAACGAGCGGTGCGTTCCTCGCTCGCTGCGTGGTTTCGGGGGGCGATACATTCGGATACAATCCTTCACACCGTCCTTGACCGCAGGGGGGGCGAGGCGTACCATTTAAGCTAGGGATAACCGAAGTTTTAGGAGGAATTCTCAATGGCCACCAAAGTGGGGATTAACGGTTTCGGTCGCATCGGTCGCCAGGTGCTGCGCATCGGCCTCAAGAACCCCGAGCTCGAGTTCGTCGGCATCAACGACCTGACGGACGCCAAGACGCTCGCGCACCTCTTCAAGTACGACTCGGTCCACGGCGTCTATCCCGGCACCGTCGATCACACCGACACCGCCATCATCGTCGACGGCCGCAAGATCGAGATCTCGGCCCAGCGCGACCCGGCCACGATCCCCTGGAAGAAGCTCGGCGCGGAGCTCGTCATCGAGTCGACCGGCATCTTCACCGACGCGGCCAAGGCCAAGGCCCACCTCGAGGCCGGCGCCAAGAAGGTCATCATCTCGGCTCCTGCCAAGGGCGAGGACATCACCATCGTCCTCGGCGTCAACGACAAGGCCTACGACCCCTCCAAGCACCACATCATCTCGAACGCCTCCTGCACCACCAACTGCCTCGCGCCGGTGGCCAAGGTCCTCCACGAGAACTTCGGCATCGTCAATGCCATGATGACCACGGTGCACGCCTACACCAACGACCAGCAGCTGCTCGACATGCCCCACAAGGACCTGCGCCGCGCCCGCGCCGGCGCCATGTCGATCATCCCCACCACCACCGGCGCCGCCAAGGCCGTCGCCCTGGTGCTGCCCGAGCTCAAGGGCAAGATCAACGGCATGGCCATGCGCGTGCCCACCCCCGACGTCTCGGTCGTCGACCTGGTCGCCACCGTCGAGAAGCCCATCACCGTCGAGGCCATCAACAGCCTCCTCAAGGAAAGCGCGCTCAACGGCATGAAGGGCATCATGCAGTACACCGACGAGCCCCTCGTCTCGATCGACTTCACCGGCAACCCGCACTCGACCATCGTCGATGCCGAATCGACCATGACCATGGGCGACAAGATGGTCAAGCTCGTGGCCTGGTACGACAACGAGTGGGGCTACTCGAACCGCGTCGTCGACCTGGCGGCCATGGTCGGCAAGACGCTCGCCACCGCCGTCGGTTAACCCCATGTCGAAGCTGAGCCTGTCTGATCTCAAGGACCTCCAGGGCAAGCGCGTCCTGGTGCGGGCCGACTTCAACGTGCCGCTCGACGGCGACAAGGCGATCACGGACGACACCCGGATCCGGGCGACGCTTCCGACGATCAAGTACCTCATGGACCGGGGAGCCAGGGTCATCCTGACCTCCCACCTGGGGCGCCCCAAGGGCAAGACCCCCGAGCTCAGCCTGAAGCCCGTGGCCAAGCGCCTGGGCGAGCTTCTGGGCACCGACGTGCGGATGGCGCCCGACGCCATCGGCCCCGAGGTCAAGAAGCTCGTCGAGGCCCTCAAGCCCGGCGCGACCATGCTGCTCGAGAACATCCGCTTCTACCCGGAAGAGGAGAAGAACGACCCCGCCTTCGCCAAGCAGCTCTCGGAGCTTGCGGATCTCTACGTCAACGACGCCTTCGGCACCGCCCACCGGGCGCACGCCTCGACGGCGGGCGTGGCGAGCTACCTGCCGGCAGCGGCGGGCTTCTTGCTCGACAAGGAGATCTCGGTGATGGGCAAGGCCCTGGCCAACCCCGAGCGGCCCTTCGTGGCCATCATCGGCGGGTCCAAGGTCTCGAGCAAGATCGGCGTCCTGGACAACCTGATCGGCAAGGTCGACACCCTCGTCATCGGCGGCGGGATGATCTTCACCTTCCTCAAGGCCCAGGGCCTCGAGGTGGGCCGGTCGCTGGTCGAGATGGACAAGCTGGAGCTCGCGAGCGAGCTCATGGCCAAGGCCGAGCGCTGCGGCACGACGATCCTCCTGCCCGAGGACGTGCTGGTCGCAAGCGACATCAAGGCCCCCTCGGCGAGCGCCACGGTCGACTGCGACAAGATCCCCGGCTCCGAGATGGGCGTGGACATCGGCCCGCGCACGGTGGAGGCGATCCGCCGCGTGCTCGCCTCGGCCAAGACGGTGGTCTGGAACGGCCCCATGGGCGTGTTCGAGAACCCGGCCTTCGCCGAGGGCACCCGCGCGGTGGCGCAGTTCCTCGCGGATCGCACCGCGCAGGGCGCCGTGACCATCGTGGGCGGCGGCGACTCGGTGGCTGCGGTCGAGCAGATGCACCTGGCCGATCGCTTCACCCACGTCTCGACCGGTGGCGGCGCGAGCCTCGAGTTCCTCGAGGGCCTCGAGCTGCCCGGCATCAGCGCCCTCAACGACAAGTAAGGGAACGCCCCTCACGCCCGTCTCCCCGCCCCCCGGTGGGGCGGGGTCGGGGGTGGGGGGATCTAAACGTTCCAAGGCTCCAAAGGTCTGAGGAACTTGATTTTATCCCCCCACCCCTTGCCCCGCCCCACCGGGGGGCGGGGGATAGTCTTGGAGAAACCCATGTCGCAACGCACCCCCGTCATCGCCGGCAACTGGAAGATGTTCAAGTCCATCGAGGACGCGCGCGCCTTCGCCGCGGCCTTCGACGCCGAGGCCAGGAACAGCGCCGACCCCGAGGTCGTCATCTGCCCCCCCTTCACCGCCCTCAACGCCCTTTCGGAGGCCTTCGCCGGCACCAAGGTCCAGCTTGGCGGCCAGAACATGCACTGGATGGACGAAGGCGCCTACACCGGCGAGATCTCGCCGGTCATGCTGCGCGACGCCGGCGCCACCCACGTGATCATCGGCCACTCGGAGCGCCGCGAGTACTTCCACGAGACCGACGGCACCGTCAACCGCAAGGTGGCGGCCGCGCTGCAGTGGCAGCTCACGCCCATCGTCTGCGTGGGCGAGACCCTGGAGGATCGCGAGGTCCGGCTGACGGACAACGTCATCATCGTCCAGACCCAGCGCGCCCTCTTGAACATCGCCCCCGAGCTGGTGGCGACCTGCCTGTTCGCCTACGAGCCCGTCTGGGCCATCGGCACGGGCAAGACCTGCGCCCCCGAGGAGGCCAACCGGGTCGCCGGCGTCATCCGCGACACCATCGCCCGGATGGTGGGCCAGGACGTGGCCGACCAGGTCCGCATCCTGTACGGCGGCTCGGTCAAGCCCGAGACGATCGCAAGCCAGATGGCGCAACCCCACGTGGACGGCGCCCTGGTCGGCGGCGCGAGCCTCGATCCCAAGAGCTTCGCCGCGATCGTCAACTACAAGACCGCGGCCGCGCGCTAAGGCGAGCGCCGCAAGGACCCCCTTCCCCCCTCGTCGCGAGGGGGGAATCTTCTGTTCACGA
This genomic window from Pantanalinema sp. contains:
- the gap gene encoding type I glyceraldehyde-3-phosphate dehydrogenase, which gives rise to MATKVGINGFGRIGRQVLRIGLKNPELEFVGINDLTDAKTLAHLFKYDSVHGVYPGTVDHTDTAIIVDGRKIEISAQRDPATIPWKKLGAELVIESTGIFTDAAKAKAHLEAGAKKVIISAPAKGEDITIVLGVNDKAYDPSKHHIISNASCTTNCLAPVAKVLHENFGIVNAMMTTVHAYTNDQQLLDMPHKDLRRARAGAMSIIPTTTGAAKAVALVLPELKGKINGMAMRVPTPDVSVVDLVATVEKPITVEAINSLLKESALNGMKGIMQYTDEPLVSIDFTGNPHSTIVDAESTMTMGDKMVKLVAWYDNEWGYSNRVVDLAAMVGKTLATAVG
- a CDS encoding phosphoglycerate kinase, with protein sequence MSKLSLSDLKDLQGKRVLVRADFNVPLDGDKAITDDTRIRATLPTIKYLMDRGARVILTSHLGRPKGKTPELSLKPVAKRLGELLGTDVRMAPDAIGPEVKKLVEALKPGATMLLENIRFYPEEEKNDPAFAKQLSELADLYVNDAFGTAHRAHASTAGVASYLPAAAGFLLDKEISVMGKALANPERPFVAIIGGSKVSSKIGVLDNLIGKVDTLVIGGGMIFTFLKAQGLEVGRSLVEMDKLELASELMAKAERCGTTILLPEDVLVASDIKAPSASATVDCDKIPGSEMGVDIGPRTVEAIRRVLASAKTVVWNGPMGVFENPAFAEGTRAVAQFLADRTAQGAVTIVGGGDSVAAVEQMHLADRFTHVSTGGGASLEFLEGLELPGISALNDK
- the tpiA gene encoding triose-phosphate isomerase, which produces MSQRTPVIAGNWKMFKSIEDARAFAAAFDAEARNSADPEVVICPPFTALNALSEAFAGTKVQLGGQNMHWMDEGAYTGEISPVMLRDAGATHVIIGHSERREYFHETDGTVNRKVAAALQWQLTPIVCVGETLEDREVRLTDNVIIVQTQRALLNIAPELVATCLFAYEPVWAIGTGKTCAPEEANRVAGVIRDTIARMVGQDVADQVRILYGGSVKPETIASQMAQPHVDGALVGGASLDPKSFAAIVNYKTAAAR